One window of Anaerolineales bacterium genomic DNA carries:
- a CDS encoding PAS domain S-box protein, giving the protein MTNRNARFRANRITGSAMSDGPGNLFFNHNPLPMWVYDLETYQFLEVNHAAVEKYGWSEAEFLSMTIKDIRPTEDVPRLVENVEHVTEGLDEAGVWRHIRKDGSLIFVEIVSHTLEYKGRHAELVVAMDVTERKQAEKALRESEERFRSYIENANDNIFTLDLHGRITSANRAMYEKLGCTESELLGKSALELAAPEWRAEIAHALQRIWVGESIEEVELPIQTFDGKTFIVQIRGRAIYKDGKLVETLHIARDVTEQKRAEQEIKNNEERFRALIEHGRDNISLLSASGELLWESLSASSTLGFAPNQFVGRNIFELMHPEDLAWTQAMFEQVVQTPGESKEGIFRLRHNDGSWRWIEATATNLLEESHVQAVVVNYRDISARKQAEASLRLRGAALEAAANAIVITDTEGIIQWINPAFTRLTGYSMEEAVGKNPRILKSGTQNEAFYKELWDTIHAGKPWHGELTNKRKDGLLYHEEQLITPLIDSTGQITHFIAIKQDITERKRTEAEIRQRVRELETVNRISIALRASSNQKHALAILLEEIINVFDTRHGVISLWDPETERLNQVIARGWLAEITERPIRSGEGIFGIVFASGETHVSTEFASDPLTLPESRPLLHPGWGGACLPIRSNEKILGVLTLALPSQRAFRREDLRLLQTLAEMAGTTLHRMSLNQEVRLHLERLQSLRQIDMAITGSFDRRTTLETILTQVISQLEVSAADILMLDPKVNAMHLGAYQGFTNPLDELVYVPIGEGFAGIAVSEKRAVNADMETVRRVPEFYHLWQREGFSSYYAVPLIAKGHPIGVLETYQRSTITPNKEWFNFIEMIAGQAAIALENAGLLEDLESANAELMQAYDSTIEGWSHAMDLRDRETEGHTQRVSDRTIKLARQMGIPEADMIHIRRGALLHDIGKMGIPDDILLKPGPLTDEEWSVMRRHPEYAYEMLAPIEYLRPALDIPHYHHEKWDGTGYPHGLKGDEIPLAARIFAIADVWDALTSDRPYRPAWSREQAFEYIREQSGKHFDPQVVEEFFKIIGNV; this is encoded by the coding sequence ATGACCAACAGAAATGCTCGCTTCAGGGCAAACCGGATAACAGGCTCTGCCATGAGTGACGGACCCGGCAATCTATTCTTCAACCACAATCCCCTGCCGATGTGGGTCTATGACCTGGAAACATACCAGTTTCTGGAGGTCAACCATGCGGCAGTGGAAAAATACGGGTGGTCCGAAGCCGAATTTCTGTCCATGACCATCAAGGATATCCGCCCGACCGAAGACGTTCCCCGGTTGGTCGAAAATGTCGAACACGTCACGGAAGGTCTCGATGAGGCGGGAGTCTGGCGGCACATCAGGAAAGACGGCAGCCTCATCTTTGTGGAGATCGTCTCGCACACTCTCGAATACAAAGGCCGCCACGCCGAACTTGTAGTCGCCATGGACGTAACCGAGCGAAAACAGGCGGAAAAGGCTCTACGCGAGAGCGAGGAACGATTCCGCTCTTATATCGAAAACGCCAATGACAACATTTTTACACTCGACCTCCACGGGAGGATAACCAGCGCAAACCGGGCAATGTACGAAAAGCTCGGCTGTACTGAATCGGAGTTGCTGGGCAAGTCCGCGCTGGAGTTGGCTGCTCCCGAGTGGCGGGCGGAGATTGCGCATGCTTTGCAACGCATCTGGGTCGGGGAATCCATTGAAGAAGTCGAACTCCCCATTCAAACGTTCGATGGAAAAACCTTCATCGTACAGATACGCGGACGCGCCATTTACAAAGATGGAAAACTCGTTGAAACCCTTCACATCGCCCGCGACGTGACCGAACAGAAACGGGCAGAACAGGAAATTAAAAACAACGAGGAACGCTTTCGAGCCCTGATCGAGCACGGGCGCGATAATATTTCCCTGTTGTCGGCAAGCGGCGAATTGCTGTGGGAAAGCCTTTCCGCCTCCAGCACGCTCGGATTCGCGCCCAACCAGTTTGTTGGACGGAACATCTTCGAACTCATGCACCCTGAAGACCTTGCATGGACCCAAGCCATGTTCGAGCAGGTCGTGCAAACGCCGGGCGAGAGCAAAGAGGGCATCTTCCGCCTGCGCCACAACGATGGTTCCTGGCGGTGGATCGAAGCCACCGCCACAAACCTGCTCGAAGAATCTCACGTGCAAGCGGTCGTTGTCAATTACCGTGACATCTCTGCGCGTAAACAGGCCGAAGCCTCCCTGCGCCTGCGCGGAGCCGCACTGGAAGCTGCCGCCAATGCCATCGTCATCACAGATACAGAGGGAATCATACAATGGATCAACCCGGCATTCACCCGCCTGACCGGATATTCGATGGAGGAAGCCGTCGGCAAGAACCCACGCATCTTAAAATCCGGCACACAAAACGAAGCGTTTTACAAGGAACTCTGGGATACGATCCATGCCGGCAAACCCTGGCATGGCGAGTTGACCAACAAACGCAAGGACGGCTTGCTCTACCACGAAGAACAACTCATTACCCCACTCATCGATTCGACCGGACAGATCACGCACTTCATCGCCATCAAGCAGGATATTACCGAGCGCAAACGGACGGAAGCTGAGATCCGCCAGCGTGTTCGCGAATTGGAGACTGTAAATCGTATCTCCATTGCCTTGCGGGCGTCGAGCAATCAAAAACATGCTCTGGCCATTTTGCTCGAAGAAATTATTAACGTATTCGACACACGCCACGGGGTCATCAGTTTGTGGGATCCAGAAACTGAACGATTGAATCAGGTGATCGCCCGCGGCTGGCTTGCAGAGATAACAGAACGCCCAATTCGATCTGGAGAAGGGATTTTTGGGATTGTTTTCGCCAGCGGGGAAACCCACGTTTCGACCGAATTCGCCAGTGATCCGCTTACACTGCCTGAGTCCCGCCCGCTTCTTCACCCTGGGTGGGGAGGCGCATGCCTCCCGATCCGTTCCAATGAGAAAATCCTGGGCGTGTTGACCCTGGCCCTTCCCAGCCAACGTGCATTTCGCCGGGAAGATCTCCGCCTCCTCCAAACGCTTGCTGAAATGGCTGGAACAACCTTACATCGCATGAGCCTGAATCAAGAGGTGCGACTTCACCTGGAAAGACTTCAATCATTGCGTCAGATCGATATGGCTATCACCGGCAGTTTTGACCGCCGTACCACTCTTGAAACCATTCTCACCCAGGTCATTTCGCAACTTGAAGTCAGTGCCGCCGATATTCTTATGCTCGACCCCAAAGTGAATGCAATGCATTTGGGAGCCTATCAAGGCTTCACCAACCCTTTGGACGAATTAGTATATGTCCCGATTGGTGAGGGCTTTGCGGGCATCGCTGTCTCGGAAAAACGGGCAGTCAACGCCGACATGGAAACTGTCCGCCGCGTTCCCGAGTTTTACCATCTTTGGCAAAGGGAGGGATTCTCCAGCTACTACGCTGTTCCGTTGATCGCAAAAGGCCACCCGATCGGCGTTCTTGAAACCTATCAACGGAGTACGATCACGCCCAACAAGGAATGGTTCAATTTCATTGAAATGATCGCCGGGCAGGCGGCCATTGCCCTCGAGAATGCCGGATTGTTGGAAGACCTGGAAAGTGCGAACGCCGAGTTGATGCAGGCATACGACTCCACCATCGAAGGATGGTCCCACGCGATGGATTTGCGCGACAGGGAAACCGAAGGACATACCCAGCGCGTCTCTGATCGGACCATAAAATTGGCGCGCCAAATGGGTATTCCCGAAGCCGACATGATTCACATCCGCCGCGGCGCGCTCCTGCACGACATCGGCAAAATGGGCATTCCCGATGACATCCTGCTCAAACCCGGTCCGCTAACCGACGAAGAATGGAGCGTCATGCGCCGCCATCCGGAATACGCTTACGAGATGCTCGCCCCAATCGAATACCTGCGCCCCGCGCTGGATATTCCCCATTACCACCACGAAAAATGGGACGGCACGGGGTACCCGCACGGGCTGAAAGGCGACGAGATTCCCCTCGCTGCGCGAATCTTCGCCATCGCAGATGTGTGGGACGCCCTCACCAGCGATCGTCCCTACCGCCCTGCCTGGAGTCGTGAACAGGCGTTTGAATACATTCGGGAACAATCCGGGAAACACTTTGACCCCCAGGTGGTTGAGGAGTTTTTCAAAATCATCGGGAATGTATAA
- a CDS encoding DUF998 domain-containing protein — translation MSVQTVRNMTIHIPSALRLVGILGGTWAILITVGMVIAYLPDHPDFSPLTTYLSDMSDTPGWSQIIWNSGTLIAVPIRYLVLVLLVMRLQQLGAGKAFAIATLIIGFFSTAGTALMTATPFSVSPVVHKTGIGLYFFGVVVLQTIIFIKEWSLKSIPRGLPLLSLAMVIVYFVFVTLVVLLEQGVVSRATPVIWEWLAFFTSITWVLAQSILLGRTDRVQS, via the coding sequence ATGTCCGTGCAAACTGTAAGAAATATGACAATCCATATTCCCTCCGCGTTGAGACTGGTCGGCATCCTCGGCGGGACGTGGGCAATTCTGATCACTGTCGGAATGGTCATCGCCTATCTCCCCGATCACCCCGATTTTTCGCCCTTGACTACTTACCTCAGCGACATGAGCGATACGCCCGGCTGGTCGCAGATTATCTGGAATTCGGGCACGCTCATCGCGGTTCCCATTCGTTATCTTGTGCTGGTGTTGCTGGTCATGCGGCTCCAGCAACTGGGCGCAGGCAAAGCATTCGCCATTGCAACCCTCATCATCGGCTTCTTTTCCACCGCCGGAACCGCGTTGATGACCGCCACTCCTTTTAGTGTATCTCCCGTCGTCCATAAAACGGGCATCGGCTTGTATTTCTTCGGCGTGGTGGTGCTTCAAACGATCATCTTCATCAAGGAGTGGTCGCTGAAAAGCATCCCCCGGGGCTTGCCGCTGTTGAGCCTGGCGATGGTCATTGTCTATTTCGTGTTTGTGACTCTGGTGGTGCTGCTTGAGCAAGGCGTGGTGAGCCGGGCAACACCGGTCATCTGGGAATGGCTGGCGTTTTTCACCTCAATTACCTGGGTGCTGGCGCAGAGCATTCTACTCGGGAGAACAGATCGTGTCCAATCGTAG
- a CDS encoding helix-turn-helix domain-containing protein, whose translation MNQPQLGLKVSELRQQKNLTQEQLAERCEVSARTIQRIESGEVDPRAYTLHCLGEALDFDFGGENPTNENLWLTILHLSSVFCILIVPLLLWSWKKNQSYKIDQHGRHVLNFQITMTLSLFAALFFMLVGLPALLLLSMDKGEGFVVLASTIGIFSIFPFIFIGIFCAYQGVVNAMRALSDKPIRYALSISFVK comes from the coding sequence ATGAACCAACCTCAACTCGGACTCAAAGTCTCGGAACTGCGCCAGCAAAAAAACCTGACGCAGGAACAACTGGCGGAACGCTGTGAAGTCAGCGCCCGCACCATCCAGCGCATCGAAAGCGGAGAAGTGGATCCGCGCGCCTACACCCTTCATTGCCTCGGCGAAGCGCTCGACTTCGACTTTGGCGGGGAGAATCCAACCAACGAGAATCTCTGGCTGACGATTCTGCACCTCAGCAGTGTGTTCTGCATCCTCATCGTCCCGCTGCTGCTGTGGTCGTGGAAGAAGAACCAATCCTACAAGATTGACCAACATGGACGCCACGTGCTCAACTTCCAGATCACCATGACGCTGTCGCTCTTCGCCGCATTGTTCTTCATGCTTGTTGGCCTGCCCGCATTGCTCCTGCTGAGCATGGATAAGGGAGAGGGATTTGTGGTATTGGCTTCAACTATTGGAATATTCAGCATCTTTCCCTTCATTTTCATCGGGATATTCTGCGCCTATCAGGGTGTGGTCAATGCCATGCGCGCGTTGTCGGATAAACCCATCCGCTATGCGCTGAGCATTTCATTTGTAAAGTGA
- a CDS encoding DUF2029 domain-containing protein, translating to MSTNTDKPSKDRWMNVRQSIGIVVIALLLFAYYVYTWRGTGNFRIAIDRCSQTFCDFADYYYPMGESILQTREPLTGFVYSPFIAFLFALFTPLGIDSALLLWGLLQGICILLFIGLFHRLIPTGWWIQLLFIFLALSSFPLLHNLVWGQVGIITTVSILGALFLYERGQRALAAVLLAFGISFKFFPLIFLLPFVIRRDLRFLLYSFIACAVFLIVIPAALLGMDGATRFYAALFDSYRHFDWVIANYNSQHFPHVILRLAKATGIDDAMLRLAISADFNPSMYLQILRWFSYSITALNAGLVYCIQRARLPHANLRSFHILFLTVPFVLLTSWPVDLVYISFAQGLLAWQLVEEQKVIRASRITSSILLLASIIISNIVFFNLLGNRNLYGSSGITFWSNALLLAASYVELLPIAFRQIRIATNSNILPSRSASVRTVNLNS from the coding sequence ATGTCTACAAACACTGACAAGCCCTCCAAAGATCGCTGGATGAATGTAAGACAAAGCATCGGTATTGTTGTGATCGCGCTTCTACTCTTTGCCTACTATGTTTACACCTGGCGAGGCACGGGCAATTTTAGAATCGCCATTGATAGATGTTCGCAAACCTTCTGCGACTTTGCAGATTATTACTACCCCATGGGCGAGTCGATTCTCCAAACTCGCGAGCCCTTGACAGGTTTTGTCTACTCGCCCTTCATCGCCTTTCTGTTTGCCCTCTTCACGCCATTGGGAATCGACTCAGCGCTTCTTCTCTGGGGACTCCTGCAAGGCATCTGCATTCTTCTTTTTATTGGACTCTTTCACCGCCTCATTCCAACGGGATGGTGGATTCAACTTCTATTCATTTTCCTCGCCTTATCCTCTTTTCCCCTCCTGCACAACCTCGTGTGGGGACAGGTTGGCATCATCACGACAGTTTCGATTCTAGGCGCGCTGTTCTTATACGAACGTGGTCAACGAGCCCTTGCCGCGGTTCTTCTCGCTTTTGGAATCAGTTTCAAGTTTTTCCCTCTCATCTTCCTTTTGCCTTTTGTGATTCGCCGTGACCTCCGCTTCCTTCTTTACTCTTTTATTGCGTGCGCCGTATTCCTCATCGTGATTCCCGCCGCCCTCCTCGGCATGGACGGCGCGACGCGTTTCTATGCCGCATTATTCGACTCGTATCGTCACTTCGATTGGGTCATCGCCAATTACAACTCTCAACACTTCCCGCACGTCATACTTCGCCTGGCAAAGGCGACGGGGATCGATGACGCAATGCTTCGACTGGCAATATCAGCGGATTTCAACCCGAGCATGTATCTTCAAATACTACGCTGGTTTTCATACAGCATTACGGCATTGAACGCGGGACTCGTTTACTGCATTCAACGTGCCCGCCTGCCCCATGCGAATCTCCGGAGTTTTCACATCCTTTTCCTGACGGTCCCCTTCGTCCTGCTGACGTCCTGGCCCGTTGACCTCGTTTACATCTCCTTCGCGCAGGGACTGCTTGCCTGGCAACTTGTGGAGGAACAGAAGGTAATCCGCGCATCGCGAATTACATCTTCAATTTTGCTTCTAGCTTCGATCATTATTTCAAACATCGTCTTCTTCAACCTCCTTGGCAACCGTAACCTCTATGGCTCGAGCGGCATCACCTTTTGGTCTAATGCGCTCCTTCTGGCGGCTTCGTACGTGGAACTCCTGCCGATCGCATTCCGACAGATTCGCATTGCAACCAATAGCAACATCCTGCCAAGCAGGTCTGCCAGCGTGAGGACAGTAAATCTGAATAGTTGA
- a CDS encoding linear amide C-N hydrolase encodes MKWIWTLTAILILLTSCSAPATDISQAQPTLTPNEAETATLRSLQQVDDYPLYAMRYYGTYPELTFSYELPDLSQPMAVSAQMSCRVAWGCSLFAALGNEDDRLFGRNFDWRFSPALLLFTDPVDGYASVSMVDMEYLGFEGDRSKNLTDIPLEERRALLDAPSLPFDGMNEKGLAVGMAAVPEEDMPFDPRKKTLDELEAIREILDHAGTVDEAIEILGSYNIDMGSVPIHYLIASASGESALVEFYLGEMVVFHNESPWQVATNFLFASTKGNAQGHCWRYDLIEQRLDGHDGRISSRDALRLLEDVSQDITQWSIIYHMTSGELEVVMGRGYSGKAHIFNLKQAIR; translated from the coding sequence ATGAAATGGATTTGGACTCTGACAGCGATCCTAATTCTATTGACATCCTGTTCAGCGCCTGCTACAGACATTTCTCAGGCTCAGCCTACACTAACTCCGAATGAGGCGGAGACAGCTACTCTTCGATCTCTGCAGCAGGTGGATGATTATCCGCTCTACGCGATGCGCTATTACGGGACTTACCCCGAATTGACATTCTCTTACGAATTGCCGGATCTTTCCCAGCCGATGGCTGTTTCTGCACAAATGTCCTGTCGCGTCGCCTGGGGCTGTTCCCTCTTCGCCGCGTTGGGAAATGAGGATGACCGCCTCTTCGGTCGCAACTTCGACTGGCGTTTCAGCCCCGCCCTGCTTTTGTTCACCGACCCTGTGGATGGATATGCCTCCGTTTCCATGGTGGATATGGAGTATCTCGGCTTCGAAGGGGACCGCTCGAAGAATCTGACCGACATTCCCCTCGAAGAGCGACGCGCGCTTCTGGATGCTCCCTCCCTGCCGTTCGACGGTATGAACGAAAAGGGATTGGCAGTCGGAATGGCGGCTGTCCCGGAAGAGGATATGCCTTTTGATCCCCGGAAAAAAACGCTCGATGAATTGGAAGCGATTCGTGAAATCCTCGACCATGCCGGAACGGTGGACGAAGCGATTGAAATCCTTGGCAGCTACAACATTGACATGGGCAGCGTCCCGATCCATTACCTGATCGCAAGCGCGTCCGGGGAATCGGCTTTGGTGGAGTTCTATCTAGGGGAGATGGTTGTGTTTCATAACGAATCTCCCTGGCAGGTCGCCACAAACTTTTTATTTGCCTCCACAAAAGGCAATGCGCAAGGTCATTGTTGGCGGTACGACCTTATCGAGCAACGTCTCGATGGGCATGATGGTCGAATATCTTCCAGGGATGCGCTTCGTCTACTCGAAGATGTGTCCCAGGATATTACGCAATGGTCGATCATCTACCACATGACCAGCGGCGAACTGGAGGTTGTCATGGGACGTGGCTATTCAGGGAAAGCTCACATCTTTAATTTGAAACAAGCGATACGGTAA
- a CDS encoding GNAT family N-acetyltransferase produces the protein MISIHPNQVTPKLRSMFDLNMPTGIRAFAVLAGGNAGKIFTNDPARPRWCLVWEADDGTLYRGGEFDEDVLSEAIHLLRQDEVVALGFRDGDSDVNRFPSDPDAGAECLEFDRPVGGSDLTPYLGTLPDGFSIHRMDRALWERSPKLDENLNRYGSMENFLEKGIAVCILHGDTTIAEAYADMDIMGVRELGIRTHEAYRKQGFATIACAQLIKLCEETGSSAYWDCVKSNAGSIALTRRLGFQNKRTYKLLAWFEPKEQPLPIRQLASASPR, from the coding sequence ATGATCTCCATACATCCAAATCAAGTCACACCCAAATTGAGATCCATGTTCGACTTGAATATGCCCACTGGTATTCGCGCGTTCGCCGTGCTTGCGGGCGGCAACGCGGGCAAAATCTTCACCAACGATCCCGCGCGCCCGCGCTGGTGTCTCGTTTGGGAGGCGGATGATGGGACTCTCTATCGCGGCGGCGAATTCGACGAGGATGTTTTATCCGAAGCGATCCATTTACTCAGGCAGGATGAGGTCGTCGCGTTGGGATTCCGTGATGGAGATTCGGATGTGAACCGCTTCCCCTCCGACCCTGATGCTGGCGCGGAATGCCTGGAGTTTGATCGCCCCGTTGGTGGTTCCGACCTCACCCCGTATCTTGGCACGTTGCCCGACGGATTCTCCATTCATCGCATGGACCGCGCGCTTTGGGAACGTAGTCCCAAACTTGATGAAAACCTGAATCGCTACGGAAGCATGGAAAACTTTCTTGAAAAGGGAATCGCTGTTTGTATTTTGCACGGCGATACAACAATCGCAGAAGCCTACGCGGACATGGACATCATGGGCGTGCGCGAACTCGGCATAAGGACACACGAAGCATATCGAAAGCAGGGTTTCGCGACCATCGCCTGCGCACAACTGATCAAACTCTGCGAAGAAACAGGCTCAAGCGCCTATTGGGATTGTGTCAAATCCAACGCGGGTTCTATTGCGTTGACCCGCAGGCTGGGCTTTCAAAACAAAAGAACCTACAAATTGCTGGCATGGTTTGAACCAAAGGAACAACCGTTGCCAATCAGACAACTTGCTTCGGCATCGCCGCGCTGA
- a CDS encoding nuclear transport factor 2 family protein, whose protein sequence is MNTKIAQLMEEADRTEVEKVIHDCIGWALTKNIDRLFSIVAQDDDFFIFHPDSKSTIVGFEAFKSLGERFWMKDAFKATDYSIKDLRVKFSELGNVAWYSCFLDDHAEWNGQPTGWDNCRWTGTLEKRGEKWVTVQMHFSFPKDE, encoded by the coding sequence ATGAACACGAAAATCGCACAGCTAATGGAAGAGGCTGACAGGACAGAAGTCGAAAAAGTCATCCATGATTGCATCGGCTGGGCATTGACCAAGAACATCGACAGGTTGTTCTCCATCGTGGCGCAGGATGATGATTTCTTCATCTTCCATCCCGATTCAAAATCAACCATCGTCGGCTTCGAGGCGTTCAAAAGTCTGGGTGAGCGTTTCTGGATGAAGGACGCGTTCAAGGCCACGGACTATTCCATCAAAGACCTGCGTGTCAAATTTTCCGAACTTGGAAATGTCGCGTGGTATTCGTGCTTTCTCGATGACCACGCCGAGTGGAACGGTCAACCAACGGGATGGGACAACTGTCGTTGGACAGGCACGCTCGAAAAGCGAGGCGAAAAGTGGGTGACGGTTCAAATGCACTTCTCGTTCCCGAAGGATGAATAA